A region of the Schistocerca nitens isolate TAMUIC-IGC-003100 unplaced genomic scaffold, iqSchNite1.1 HiC_scaffold_448, whole genome shotgun sequence genome:
GGTAGAGTCCATTTTTATTTCTGGGTTTAATGCAGTGTAGTGTGGAGACATTTGCGAAAAATACTGAAGGAAGCTACAGCGAGGATTCTGAAAAGGGAGACTGTTTATTGTTTCTCCTGGCCAGATTCCTCTCGGCTGCCGAACACAGCTCTAGACCTGCAGGGATGTTGGTTGGGTTCCACCAAagaagtatcctgttcttcagtaggGGGAGCGTCGTTCCACTGCAAACAAAACACACGAAGAGCACTGGTCCTTGCACCATCGTAACTAGATGCATATAGTAGACAAACTGCGCTATTCCCTGAGCCTGGTGGAACCCAATTCTAATAATAATTCCTGTTCCACTCAATATAATGGCTTTAACTGACATAAAAAGACATTGCTTCTTTGTGGCAAATTTCTTGTTATCAACAATTTCGAGTTGCCGCATGGAGCACCGATTACGTAGGTACATGTATCCAAGCAGTCCGAGACAAACCAAATTGAATGCCACAGACACTGAAATCCCTGCAAGGACTACTATGCGACTGTGGATCAGGTGATATTTACTCGTCTTTTCCAAAGCAACAGCTGCCACACATACTATACTGCACGGTATAAACACACACAGCACCTCACGACGGAATAACTGGCTTACTTCAGCAGGTAGTAGCTGGTCAGGAAGCCTGAGATGGCGAACACAAGCATACATGTGGTAGCAGAATGAGTTCAGCCACATACAGCTGAGAAGTGTGAGGGCGCTGTCTATCAGCACTGCTGTAGGTAAGTCAGGGACGCCTGCCATACGATACACGACCTCAGAGCACAGGATCTGGGTTATGCACGTGATCTGAAAGGACAAGAATATCTTTCCAGGCAAGTTGCGTAACTGGGGAAGGTACATGTATACTCCGGCAGTCGAAAAACGGAAAATGATATTTATCAGTATAAATGAGATTTCTAAAGGCTTCAAGCTGTCTATTTTGAAATCCTTGTATTTCAAGGTAGCGTTGTTTAAACTTTTCTTGtagttcagtgtttcttctgttagctTTTGATACAGTATACTGCTAATACCATAGTACGCTCCAAATGAGAAATCAATGCGCGTACAATTATGGGAAGTCTTAATGGAGGAAAATTCGCGACACTTTAGCAACAGAATAGCTCTGGAAACAGAGCAGATGGCGTCTGTAGCGTTCGACTGCAGACATGATTGATCGTCAGGACTATCGAAATAGCAGCGAGCATCGTGCACGGACTGTACCATACTGAACGGGACGTCCTGACAAATGCCGTACGAGTTGACCGCCATCCAGGCCAGCAGACAGAGGTTGACGTTTATcctctgcgtgtaggccaggtagctggtgacgggTATGTGGGGCGACCTCTGCACCACGTCGTCCCACAGCTGCTCGCGGCACCGCTCGCGCTGCTTCACGGCTTCCAGTGGCAGGTCTTCCAGCGGACACGTGGGGTGGTCCAGGGCGTTCACCAACAGCTGCACGCAGTCAGTGTCCACGGAGAGCGTATCGTGGCTTctgtcctccagctgccactcctcgTCTGCAAGAAAACGACAGCAAGTAGGTGGTGGCCGTACACTGCAGGCAGCTGAATCCAAAGTCTTCTCTGGATGACGAGCCTGGGCCTTGTTTACCCACATTATCCAGGATCAGTTACCCAGAACTATGTAAGGCGGCATGTCAACACAAAGTAAGAGTATTAACAAAGACAGGTATCATGTTACTATGCACGTCTATTTCATCTACAGGGTGCCCAAGAAGTCCCTGCATCGCTCTTGACATAGTAAAAATAAGGAAGTAAATAGGTTTTATTGATATTCCTGCATTGGAGATGGAAAAAAACAATGTTAtcagaattatatttttgtttcagcACTGCAGTCTTTGAGTTCCGAATCCATGGACCAACATTTATCTTGTAAAGGAGAGATTAGTGGAGGATTCGTGGGTGCATGAACATCCGCAGATAGGAAAAACTATGTAACGCATGATGAGACCATTTGCCTCAGTCCCCCTCGTAAAGCAGCCATGCCTGATTGAGATAAATGTCCTGTATTTTCAGGCTATCTCAGACCACATATTTGAAGCAATAAAAAGTGACAGGAACGTGTGTCACCCACTCTTAATCAGATGAGCAGTTTCCAATGAAAACCATTTGCAAAAGAGCAGTTCGACTTCAAGcatcttgttcaaaaatgcacgACCATATTGAAAAAATATGAATACGAAAGGATTTAGGCCCATGTTTGTTACCGAATTATCTGACAGTAGTGTGGAGCAACGATTTGTAACCTACCGTACTTTGTTGTGGCGACTTGTGCCATGTCTCGCTCAAGAGTGTTGTTTACGTATAAATGTGCCATATACCACTGTTTGCTCaggaaaaatattgttttcttgtcTAAGGGAAGTACCCATTATCAGCAAGAGTTGGAAAGGAACCTACCTCACCTTATGTGGGCCATTGTGTGATCGGAATACCTGTTAGGACCACATTCTTTTGAAGCTTACATGAATGGGAACGTCCATTTCTCAGTACAACAGAAGTTTTCAGTATCTCAGCTCCATGACAAGGCAGTCACGGATCTTGTGTGGTTGTAGAAGGAAGGAGCTTGAGTCTCGTTTTGTTGTTCAGATGTGTTGGTTTCTTAATGAACAACTTATTCTCGGATTGTATTTGGTTCTGCAGCATTTAAAGCCACATTAAAGTGGTTACCACGAAATCCCAACATTACCACCTCAACAACCTTTTCAAATCGTCATGAGAAACTTTTGATCTTAACACGCAAATAACTGAATATGAAGAATATAAAGCCTCATGTGACTCAACGTTGAAAGATTAATGGAAAAGTGTTGAGGAAGTCTTTCTAAGCAGAATTACTAGAACGATCCGCAATAAAGCAAGGGGGACAGCGAGACACATAGATATCTGAGGAAGGTGTGATCGTCCACACACTGATCCGTTGGATACGTATTTTTTTTATATCTAACTACGTCCATATAGAATATACTCTTTTGACATCATAGGCGTCCTGTACAAAGAAATAGGATGCAGGCTGAATTCTCGTCTTTGTGATATTTCACTTTCCTCCGTGAACTTACTGACCCCATCACGCAGCGTAAAAAAAGTGATGGAGCACATTTGTCACCAGTTTGTTTCGTTAGCACGAGATTGTCGAGAAAAAGCACAACAAAATACAGTGACTGACGATTTTGGAAGTACCTTTACCACAATGAACGATTTACTGTTAATACTCTGCATACATTCAAAAACAcgcagaaaaatgtaattacttcgTCTCACTTGTACCTAGTGTAATGATAATAATGCAGCAATAAATGCAATTGGGACATATATGCCTCAGCTGCTGAGTGGATGAATGTGGGATTACAGCTCCAGAGATTTGGGATTCAGGCATTGCTCCCGAGATTCCTTCTGTCActtatctcttctttcacctctgacatTGCTTTATGGAAATCGAAAATGTTGGAACTGTAGAATTGTTCGGGGACCCAATAATTAACTTTGTTCCACAATTATTAACTGGGTAAGTTAGTTCAAAAGTAGGAAGACGGCGAGTGACGACAACCTGCAGTAGGACAATGGCTGACGAAGCACTGTGGTGACCAAACCAGGCTTCAGCTTGATGACGGCTTTACCTACTGCACTCTGAGAAGTCCTGATGGTCGTTTTCCTCGAGCACTATTCCTGTTCAGAGTACAAATCAAAGGAGAATGATACTGATATGCTACACATCATCCAATGTATACGGTTCATTGGCGTGTTGAGCGCAAATGTATGCCCAGTAAGACGAATAAGTTCTGAAAGATTCTTATACACAGGCACATTCTGTGAAAGGCCGAATGCACGACTTTGTCGTAAacactccatgttgttgttgttgttgttgttgtggtcttcagtcctgagactggtttgatgcagctctccatgctactctatcctgtgcaagtttcttcatctcccagtacctactgcaacctacatccttctgaatctgcttagtgtatgcatctcttggtctccccctacgatttttaccctccacgctgccctccaatactaaattggtgatcccttgatgcctcaaaatatgtcctaccaaccgatcccttcttctggtcaagttgtgccacaaactcctcttctccccaatccgattcagtacctcctcattagttatgtgatctacccatctaatcttcagcattcttctgtagcaccacatttcgaaagcttctattctcttcttgtccaaactatttatcgtccatgtttcacttccatacatggctacactccatacaaatactttcagaaaagacttcctgacacttaaatctatactcgatgttaacaaatttctcttcttcagaaacgctttccttgccattgccagtctacattttatatcctctctacttcgaccatcatcggttattttgctccccaaatagcaaaactcctttactactttaagtgtctcatttcctaatctaataccctcaacatcacccgacttacttcgactacattccattgtcctcgttttgcttttgttgatgttcatcttatatcctcccttcaagacaccatccattccgttcaactgctcttccaagtcctttgctgtctctgacagaattacaatgtcatcggcgaacctcaaagtttttatttcttctccatggattttaatacctactccgaatttttcttttgtttccttcactgcttgctcaatatacagattgaataacatcggggagaggctacaaccctgtcttactcccttcccaaccactgcttccctttcgtgtccctcgactcttataactgccatctggtttctgtacaaattgtaaatagcctttcgctccctgtattttacccctgccacctttagaatttgaaagagagtattccagtcaacattgtcaaaagctttctctaagtctacaaatgctagaaacgtaggtttgcctttccttaatctttcttctaagataagtcgtaaggtcagtattgcctcacgtgttccagtatttctacggaatccaaactgatcttccccgaggtcggcttctaccagtttttccattcgtctgtaaagaattcgtgttagtattttgcagctgtggcttattaaactgattgttcggtaattctcacatctgtcaacacctgctttctttgggattggaattattatattcttcttgaagtctgagggtatttcgcctgtttcatacatcttgctcaccagatggtagagttttgtcaggactggctctcccaaggccgtcagtagttccaatggaatgttgtctactccgggggccttgtttcgactcaggtctttcagtgctctgtcaaactcttcacgcagtatagtatctcccatttgatctgcatctacatcctcttctatttccaaaatattgtcctcaagtacatcgcccttgtatagaccctctatatactccttccacctttctgctttcccttctttgcttagaactgggtttccatctgagctcttgatgttcatacaagtggttctcttatctccaaaggtctctttaattttcctgtaagcagtatctatcttacccctagtgagataagcctctacatccttacatttgtcctctagccatccctgcttagccattttgcacttcctgtcaatctcatttttgagacgtttgtattcctttttgcctgcttcatttactgcatttttatattttctccttt
Encoded here:
- the LOC126232135 gene encoding uncharacterized protein LOC126232135 — its product is MVWNMTTLQTDDLRHNILSQSVHAVRQITRTVASRVHCERWRPVEFEWRDKPELQAQAAVFRERLSSYWRDFAQLLSLGATHAPQLLVPLAFERMGNHASDQQLHGWIKDVERVKNMLRTKLTGCVQDMQSASKQVEHYEVEEDKDGPGHLILRRPLLSERLLRYQPWSPSFDDDFSALCKERQPEASQMLSLADELYAFHRVYWYTTADYIDSFYEYYFKIVDEEWQLEDRSHDTLSVDTDCVQLLVNALDHPTCPLEDLPLEAVKQRERCREQLWDDVVQRSPHIPVTSYLAYTQRINVNLCLLAWMAVNSYGICQDVPFSMVQSVHDARCYFDSPDDQSCLQSNATDAICSVSRAILLLKCREFSSIKTSHNCTRIDFSFGAYYGISSILYQKLTEETLNYKKSLNNATLKYKDFKIDSLKPLEISFILINIIFRFSTAGVYMYLPQLRNLPGKIFLSFQITCITQILCSEVVYRMAGVPDLPTAVLIDSALTLLSCMWLNSFCYHMYACVRHLRLPDQLLPAEVSQLFRREVLCVFIPCSIVCVAAVALEKTSKYHLIHSRIVVLAGISVSVAFNLVCLGLLGYMYLRNRCSMRQLEIVDNKKFATKKQCLFMSVKAIILSGTGIIIRIGFHQAQGIAQFVYYMHLVTMVQGPVLFVCFVCSGTTLPLLKNRILLWWNPTNIPAGLELCSAAERNLARRNNKQSPFSESSL